In Nitrospira sp., a single genomic region encodes these proteins:
- a CDS encoding glycosyltransferase has protein sequence MVIASAHSRAGLEACLTSLREQGAGGEIEVIAVSNCCGGAGRSIEASFPFVRLIEAPPGTTVPALRTMGIQAASGRIVALLEDNSIVAPAWCRAIRRAHEAGHEIVGGAVERVGRHRALDWAVYFYEYGKYMLPCIEGASPTLSGNNVSYARTVLEQIQDEYRDGFFEAFLHERLRGRGHRLHLAPDAVVYHNLNYRAGTVLRQTFHHGRHYAGRRMAAAAVLTRLGYAAGSMLLPVILPLRIARVVLRRGRHLRELTAAMPYLVLFMTSWACGELMGYLCGEGESVRQWA, from the coding sequence GTGGTTATCGCGTCGGCTCATTCGCGGGCCGGTCTGGAGGCCTGTCTGACTTCGCTACGCGAGCAGGGTGCAGGTGGAGAGATCGAGGTCATCGCAGTCAGTAATTGTTGTGGCGGCGCCGGCCGTTCGATTGAAGCCTCGTTTCCCTTTGTCCGGTTGATCGAGGCGCCTCCGGGCACGACCGTGCCGGCCTTACGCACGATGGGCATCCAGGCCGCATCGGGCAGAATCGTGGCGTTGCTGGAGGACAACAGTATAGTGGCGCCGGCCTGGTGCCGCGCCATCAGGCGGGCTCACGAAGCCGGGCACGAGATCGTCGGCGGAGCGGTGGAGCGGGTGGGCAGGCATCGGGCCCTGGATTGGGCCGTGTACTTCTATGAATATGGAAAATATATGCTGCCCTGCATAGAAGGCGCGAGCCCGACCCTCTCCGGGAACAACGTGTCCTATGCGCGGACGGTGTTGGAACAGATTCAAGATGAGTATCGCGATGGGTTTTTTGAGGCCTTTCTCCATGAGCGGCTGCGCGGCCGGGGGCATAGGCTGCATTTGGCTCCCGATGCCGTGGTCTATCACAATCTGAACTATCGGGCAGGCACTGTCCTCCGGCAGACCTTTCATCATGGCCGCCACTATGCCGGGAGACGGATGGCTGCGGCTGCGGTCCTGACGAGGCTGGGGTATGCGGCCGGCTCGATGCTGCTTCCTGTCATCCTCCCGTTGCGCATCGCGCGGGTGGTTCTTCGGCGGGGGCGGCATCTGCGGGAATTGACGGCCGCCATGCCTTATCTGGTGCTGTTCATGACGAGTTGGGCCTGTGGGGAGCTGATGGGCTATTTGTGCGGAGAAGGGGAGAGTGTGCGGCAATGGGCATAG
- a CDS encoding glycosyltransferase, translated as MTNRTISVVIACVNRLPSIHECLTALERERKGFQVEILVLCCCQDGTAAHVAKHFPDVTLVHFEKRLGIPELRAIGMARATGEIVTIIEDHCIVQDGWFREIFKAHDRGYQAVGGTVVNGSVERLIDWAVFLCEYSGVMPPIPDGEVSGITGNNVSYRKAILDRVDESVKKECWEFFLHQELSKQGVTFLSAPSIVVSHKKEFGFWYFMAQRYYYSRSFAGMRRKRTSLPVRLVYCCASPLLPGLMLWRMTRQVLNKQQQVGTFLRTLPLQAAFMVSYAAGEFVGYLLGSGDSLLEVE; from the coding sequence ATGACTAACCGAACCATCTCTGTCGTCATTGCCTGCGTCAACCGGCTGCCGTCGATTCATGAGTGTTTGACTGCCCTGGAGCGGGAACGGAAGGGCTTTCAGGTGGAGATCCTGGTGCTCTGTTGCTGCCAGGATGGCACAGCCGCGCATGTGGCCAAGCATTTCCCGGACGTCACGCTGGTCCATTTTGAGAAACGATTGGGCATTCCGGAATTGCGCGCGATCGGGATGGCCCGCGCGACGGGGGAGATCGTCACGATCATCGAAGACCATTGCATCGTGCAGGACGGATGGTTCCGCGAGATCTTCAAGGCCCATGACAGGGGGTATCAGGCGGTCGGCGGAACGGTGGTTAACGGGAGTGTCGAGCGCTTGATCGATTGGGCCGTGTTCCTCTGCGAGTACAGCGGGGTCATGCCGCCCATCCCGGACGGAGAGGTGTCCGGCATTACCGGCAATAATGTGTCGTACCGCAAGGCGATCCTGGATCGGGTCGATGAGTCGGTGAAGAAGGAATGTTGGGAATTCTTCCTGCACCAGGAACTGAGCAAGCAGGGCGTTACGTTTCTTTCCGCGCCGTCGATCGTGGTCAGCCATAAGAAAGAGTTTGGTTTCTGGTACTTCATGGCTCAGCGCTACTACTATTCACGGTCGTTCGCGGGCATGCGGCGGAAGCGCACGTCGCTTCCCGTCCGGCTGGTGTACTGTTGTGCGTCGCCGCTGCTTCCGGGACTCATGCTGTGGAGAATGACGCGCCAGGTGTTGAACAAACAGCAGCAGGTCGGCACGTTTCTGCGAACACTGCCGTTACAGGCGGCGTTCATGGTGAGTTATGCGGCCGGAGAATTTGTCGGCTATCTCCTGGGATCCGGTGACAGTCTGTTAGAGGTTGAATGA
- a CDS encoding glycosyltransferase family 4 protein — translation MGPSLRFCMVTTFYPPYSFGGDGMFVYRLSNLLAERGHSVDVIHCRDAYYAQHPAEPAGEWPSHPRITLHSLKSKAGILSPLLTQQLGIPGLKAGKIKRILGEGRFDVIHYHNVSLVGGPKVFEYGRAIKLYTTHEYWLLCPTHVLFKFNQEACAKPSCLTCQLSYRRPPQLWRYTSMLDRALRHLDAVISPSQFASDAHRHMGATVEKTVIPMFIPSQPVNTQPVDSLPMQPMSGERPYFLYVGRLEKLKGLQEVIPFFTQQDRADLWVAGAGQYEAELKRLAQDSPRVKFLGSLPFERLRQLYTGAAAVVVPSLCYETFGQVVAEAFSLKTPVIARDIGALSELVTMSGGGLLYRNSRELGAAIESLRANPARRAELGARGYEAYRQEWTAEQHLDRYLALIDRISRQKGIEHVSPNKI, via the coding sequence ATGGGGCCGTCCCTGCGGTTTTGCATGGTCACCACATTCTATCCTCCCTATAGTTTTGGGGGGGACGGCATGTTTGTGTATCGTCTCTCCAACCTGCTGGCTGAGCGGGGCCATTCCGTGGACGTGATTCATTGCCGCGACGCCTATTATGCGCAGCATCCCGCGGAGCCGGCCGGCGAGTGGCCAAGCCATCCCCGCATCACGCTGCACAGCCTCAAAAGCAAAGCCGGCATTCTGTCGCCGCTCCTGACCCAGCAGTTGGGCATTCCCGGTTTGAAGGCCGGAAAGATTAAGCGGATTCTCGGCGAAGGCCGGTTCGACGTGATCCATTACCACAATGTCTCGCTGGTGGGGGGGCCGAAAGTCTTCGAATATGGCCGGGCCATCAAGCTCTACACGACGCATGAGTATTGGCTGCTGTGCCCGACGCATGTGCTGTTTAAGTTCAACCAGGAAGCCTGTGCGAAACCGAGTTGCCTGACCTGCCAGCTGTCCTATCGGCGGCCTCCGCAGCTCTGGCGCTATACGAGCATGCTGGATCGGGCGCTCCGGCATCTCGATGCCGTGATCTCGCCCAGCCAATTCGCGTCCGATGCCCATCGGCATATGGGCGCAACGGTCGAAAAGACCGTGATTCCGATGTTCATCCCCTCACAGCCGGTCAACACCCAGCCCGTTGACTCCCTACCCATGCAGCCAATGAGCGGGGAACGGCCCTATTTCCTCTATGTCGGGCGGTTGGAAAAGCTGAAGGGTCTGCAAGAGGTGATTCCCTTCTTTACACAGCAGGACCGGGCCGATCTTTGGGTGGCAGGGGCCGGTCAGTATGAGGCCGAGCTGAAACGCCTGGCCCAAGACAGTCCGCGCGTGAAGTTTCTTGGCTCCCTGCCGTTTGAGCGGTTGCGGCAATTGTATACCGGTGCGGCGGCGGTGGTCGTGCCGTCGCTCTGCTACGAGACCTTCGGGCAGGTGGTCGCGGAAGCCTTCTCCTTGAAGACGCCTGTGATTGCGCGTGACATCGGCGCCTTGTCGGAGCTGGTGACGATGAGCGGGGGGGGGCTGCTCTATCGGAACAGCCGGGAGCTGGGCGCGGCGATCGAATCGCTGCGCGCGAATCCTGCGCGGAGAGCGGAATTGGGCGCCAGAGGGTACGAGGCCTATCG
- a CDS encoding glycosyltransferase family 1 protein, whose product MGIAPSGSSGAGTSARKVRIGVDACCWSNRRGFGRFTRELLTALVAADREREYIFFVDGDTARASEFPPGVRLVVASTDVSPTVAAAASGNRSLKDLWALTRVVSQEPLDLFFFPAVYSYFPILNRCKVIVTIHDMIADHHPERVFPNRKSLLFWKLKQKIALWQSDRILTVSHHAKLQIVDYCRIPAALVETTTEGPNDAFVRLPSLDGAATILRTYGLQSDEPFLIYVGGISPHKNLGVLVEAFHQLLADARFTQHKLVLVGDYKGDVFFSHYAALQAKIDQLDLADRVLFTGYVPDSELVVLYNLAQALVLPSLEEGFGLPAVEAMACGTPVIASDRGSLPEVVGEAGVFFDPGRPDQLLAHLRDVLGSDSARDRMSRAGLERSKLFTWELAAQSTRALFDRVLNEVR is encoded by the coding sequence ATGGGCATAGCGCCATCCGGATCGTCAGGCGCGGGGACTTCTGCGCGAAAGGTGCGCATCGGCGTGGATGCCTGCTGCTGGTCGAACCGCCGGGGGTTCGGACGGTTTACCAGGGAATTGCTGACGGCGCTGGTGGCGGCCGATCGGGAGCGCGAGTACATCTTCTTTGTGGATGGAGATACGGCCCGTGCGAGCGAGTTTCCCCCAGGCGTCCGGCTGGTCGTGGCATCGACAGACGTCTCTCCGACCGTCGCCGCCGCCGCCTCGGGGAACCGCTCGCTCAAGGATTTATGGGCGTTGACCCGCGTGGTGTCACAGGAGCCGCTCGATCTGTTTTTCTTTCCCGCGGTCTATTCCTATTTTCCGATCCTGAACCGCTGCAAAGTGATCGTGACGATTCACGACATGATTGCGGACCATCATCCCGAGCGCGTGTTCCCCAACCGGAAATCGCTTCTGTTTTGGAAGCTCAAGCAGAAGATCGCGCTCTGGCAATCGGACAGGATTCTGACCGTCTCCCACCATGCCAAACTGCAGATTGTGGACTATTGCCGAATCCCTGCGGCGCTGGTCGAAACGACCACTGAAGGTCCAAACGATGCGTTCGTCCGTTTGCCGAGCCTGGACGGGGCCGCCACGATCTTGCGGACATATGGATTGCAGTCCGATGAACCCTTTCTGATCTATGTCGGAGGCATCAGCCCGCACAAAAACTTAGGGGTGTTGGTCGAGGCCTTCCATCAGCTCTTGGCGGACGCTCGCTTTACACAGCACAAGCTCGTGCTGGTGGGCGACTATAAGGGCGACGTGTTTTTCTCCCATTACGCTGCATTACAAGCCAAAATCGACCAGTTGGATCTTGCGGATCGAGTGCTGTTTACCGGGTACGTTCCGGACAGCGAACTCGTGGTCCTATACAATCTGGCACAGGCGTTAGTGCTGCCGTCCCTGGAAGAGGGATTTGGGCTTCCCGCGGTCGAAGCGATGGCCTGCGGGACCCCGGTGATTGCCAGCGACAGGGGATCATTGCCGGAAGTGGTGGGGGAGGCCGGTGTGTTTTTCGATCCGGGACGTCCGGATCAGCTCCTGGCGCATCTTCGCGATGTGTTGGGCAGTGACTCAGCCAGAGACCGGATGAGCCGGGCCGGGCTTGAACGGTCGAAGTTGTTTACGTGGGAGCTGGCGGCGCAGTCCACGAGGGCGCTGTTTGACCGGGTGCTCAACGAGGTTCGGTGA